A region of bacterium DNA encodes the following proteins:
- a CDS encoding type II toxin-antitoxin system HicA family toxin, translated as MLKLRRVSGKETIRALERLSFERVRQRGNHVVLKKQTPEGAVGCVVPLHRELAIGTLRGILRQARITPDEFMENL; from the coding sequence ATGCTTAAGTTACGCAGGGTATCGGGAAAAGAAACTATCCGTGCACTGGAACGCCTGAGTTTCGAGAGAGTGCGGCAACGCGGCAACCACGTGGTGCTTAAGAAACAAACGCCAGAGGGCGCTGTCGGATGCGTGGTTCCTCTGCACCGTGAGCTGGCGATAGGCACGTTAAGGGGCATTCTGCGGCAAGCCAGGATAACCCCTGATGAGTTTATGGAGAACCTTTAG
- a CDS encoding histone deacetylase translates to MKKNNESRIGLVYHPAYLLHETRGHPENKLRLIKILKYLEESPIRDKLFYIPPRYATVEEVSFVHPLTYIKMIERACQTNKKSIDPDTQICSKSYEVALLAVGGVISAIDTVMEGKKVKNAFALIRPPGHHAEPNKGMGFCIFNNIAIGAKYAQKKYGLKKILIIDFDVHHGNGTQLVFYDDPGVLYGSIHQYPFYPGTGTQLEKGEGKGEGFTINIPLPAKSGDLEYIQAFKNYIQPQSLEFNPELVLVSAGFDAHKDDPIGGMKLTTEGYKNLAKMICEIAEQCCEGKIVSCLEGGYNLEVLPVLVEEYLLEMLNY, encoded by the coding sequence GTGAAAAAAAATAATGAATCAAGAATAGGATTAGTTTATCATCCAGCTTATTTACTTCATGAGACCCGAGGGCATCCGGAAAATAAACTTCGATTAATAAAAATATTAAAATACTTAGAAGAAAGTCCAATTAGAGATAAATTATTTTATATTCCACCACGATATGCGACGGTGGAAGAGGTTAGTTTTGTTCATCCATTGACTTATATAAAAATGATAGAGCGTGCCTGCCAGACAAATAAAAAGTCGATAGACCCGGATACCCAGATATGTTCTAAGTCTTATGAAGTCGCACTGTTAGCGGTTGGTGGAGTAATATCAGCAATTGATACGGTGATGGAAGGGAAGAAGGTAAAAAATGCCTTTGCCTTAATCAGACCACCAGGACATCATGCCGAACCTAATAAAGGAATGGGATTTTGTATATTTAATAATATTGCAATTGGCGCAAAATATGCCCAGAAGAAATATGGTCTTAAAAAAATACTGATTATTGACTTTGATGTCCATCACGGAAATGGAACACAATTAGTTTTTTATGATGACCCGGGTGTATTATATGGTTCTATTCATCAATATCCATTTTATCCGGGCACAGGGACTCAATTAGAAAAAGGCGAGGGTAAAGGAGAAGGATTTACTATCAATATTCCTCTTCCGGCTAAAAGTGGTGATTTAGAGTATATTCAGGCATTCAAAAATTACATACAACCACAAAGTTTAGAGTTTAACCCGGAGTTAGTTTTAGTTTCTGCGGGATTTGATGCACATAAAGATGACCCGATTGGCGGTATGAAGTTAACTACGGAAGGTTATAAAAATCTGGCAAAGATGATTTGTGAGATAGCGGAACAATGTTGCGAAGGTAAAATCGTCTCCTGTCTGGAGGGAGGTTATAATTTAGAGGTATTGCCTGTTCTTGTAGAAGAATATCTATTAGAGATGTTGAATTATTAG
- a CDS encoding type II toxin-antitoxin system HicB family antitoxin: MATRIFTAVLHKEENLYVAECPEVGTVSQGYTVEEAIANLREATELYLEKFPLLEVTKPLMTTFEAEAYA, from the coding sequence ATGGCAACACGAATCTTTACCGCGGTTCTCCACAAGGAAGAAAACCTGTACGTAGCAGAATGCCCCGAAGTTGGGACGGTTAGCCAGGGGTACACTGTTGAGGAAGCCATCGCCAATCTGCGAGAAGCGACGGAGCTTTACCTGGAAAAGTTCCCCCTACTTGAAGTTACCAAGCCGTTGATGACCACTTTTGAGGCGGAGGCGTATGCTTAA
- a CDS encoding metallophosphoesterase: MKIGIMADSHENMPMIAKAVEYFNQVQVDLVLHAGDIISPITCKEFKHLNSKLIAVFGNNDGERALLTKKFNELKIEIYPAPYELTIVGKRILLYHIPDFLDDLIKTGSYDVIIYGHTHTVDVREGKTLVINPGECGGWLTNNCTVGILTLPECRVEIVNMENKCEKK; this comes from the coding sequence ATGAAAATAGGTATTATGGCTGATTCTCACGAGAATATGCCAATGATTGCAAAGGCTGTAGAATATTTTAATCAAGTTCAGGTAGATTTAGTCTTGCATGCGGGTGATATTATATCTCCTATTACTTGTAAAGAGTTTAAGCATCTGAATAGTAAACTCATTGCTGTATTTGGAAATAATGATGGAGAAAGGGCTTTATTAACAAAAAAGTTTAATGAACTAAAGATAGAAATTTATCCGGCTCCTTATGAGTTAACTATTGTAGGAAAAAGGATTTTACTATATCATATTCCAGATTTTTTAGATGATTTAATTAAAACTGGGTCGTATGATGTTATTATTTATGGACATACACATACCGTAGATGTTAGAGAAGGTAAAACATTGGTAATTAATCCGGGGGAATGTGGTGGGTGGTTAACCAATAATTGCACGGTGGGAATTCTTACATTGCCTGAATGCCGTGTGGAAATAGTTAATATGGAGAATAAATGTGAAAAAAAATAA
- a CDS encoding type II toxin-antitoxin system PemK/MazF family toxin — protein sequence MTINRGEIYFVNLDPVKGREQAGQRPVLVLSVDAINKLPLVVTVVVGTRGENISRDYPTNVRVSPEDSGLAIETIFLCFQIRSLDPKRFPDKPAGKVSGKVLEKIETAVRYSLGL from the coding sequence ATGACCATTAATCGAGGAGAAATTTATTTTGTCAATTTGGATCCTGTGAAGGGACGAGAGCAAGCAGGGCAACGTCCAGTATTGGTTTTATCTGTAGATGCCATTAATAAATTGCCTCTTGTGGTTACAGTCGTTGTTGGGACAAGAGGCGAAAACATTTCTCGTGATTATCCGACAAATGTCCGTGTATCACCAGAAGATAGTGGTTTAGCGATAGAAACAATTTTCTTATGTTTTCAAATCCGTTCATTGGATCCCAAACGGTTTCCTGATAAACCAGCTGGCAAGGTTTCAGGTAAGGTATTAGAGAAGATTGAAACAGCTGTTCGTTACTCCCTTGGGCTATGA
- a CDS encoding PorV/PorQ family protein gives MNFKSIILSLCFLIILPVGVFGAGAAFLKMDVGARPQALGGAYTALADDVTSIYWNPAGLARINQPEFNFMHNEWFEGINYEFVGVAYPVEDLTFATSVTYLYMDEIKEILRDTQGYGNGRYWETGKLFTAENMALSLAFAQAIEENLFMGVNFKYIYETIEDTSASGFAVDLGILTKPSNKLGLGFVICNVGPKMKFIKDEFALPLTYRAGISYQLGRNFNISFDIKKIKDEKIDFCAGIESWFGEWLALRFSGKTNSDNKLGKFKGLSTGMSAGCGFKLGNSVLVDYAYAPYGDLGDTHKLSISTKFGTKRIPTPKVKPIKVYQPIKSYEGAKPEITKPLKKPEILTVRVKMDNVAIWDGPGSNYQRIATVSKGTELPVLDTSKKWYYKVMLEDGTIGWICSTFVE, from the coding sequence ATGAATTTTAAAAGCATAATCTTATCTCTATGTTTTTTGATTATTCTTCCCGTTGGTGTTTTTGGAGCAGGGGCGGCATTTTTAAAAATGGATGTAGGAGCAAGACCTCAGGCACTGGGTGGGGCATATACGGCTTTAGCAGATGATGTCACCTCTATTTATTGGAATCCAGCAGGACTTGCCCGGATAAATCAGCCAGAATTTAATTTTATGCACAATGAATGGTTTGAGGGAATTAATTATGAATTTGTTGGCGTAGCATATCCTGTAGAAGATTTGACCTTTGCCACCTCTGTAACCTACCTCTATATGGATGAAATAAAAGAGATATTAAGGGATACTCAGGGTTACGGAAATGGCAGATATTGGGAAACAGGGAAATTGTTTACGGCAGAAAATATGGCATTATCTTTAGCCTTTGCCCAGGCAATCGAAGAAAATCTCTTTATGGGAGTGAATTTTAAATATATTTATGAAACTATTGAAGATACCTCTGCTTCTGGATTTGCTGTGGATTTAGGAATATTAACTAAACCATCAAATAAACTTGGATTGGGATTTGTTATATGTAATGTAGGTCCTAAGATGAAATTTATAAAGGATGAATTCGCATTACCATTAACATATCGGGCTGGAATATCTTATCAATTAGGAAGGAATTTTAATATTTCTTTTGATATAAAAAAGATTAAAGATGAGAAAATAGATTTTTGTGCGGGTATAGAATCATGGTTTGGTGAATGGTTAGCGTTAAGATTTAGTGGGAAAACAAATTCAGATAATAAACTGGGGAAATTTAAAGGTTTATCTACGGGGATGTCTGCTGGATGTGGATTTAAACTGGGTAATTCTGTGCTCGTAGATTACGCTTATGCACCTTATGGTGATTTGGGCGATACCCACAAACTCTCTATCTCAACAAAATTTGGCACTAAAAGGATTCCAACACCTAAAGTTAAACCAATAAAAGTTTATCAACCTATAAAATCTTATGAAGGGGCTAAACCAGAGATAACTAAACCGCTCAAAAAACCAGAGATATTAACTGTTCGGGTAAAGATGGATAATGTCGCTATCTGGGATGGTCCTGGTTCGAATTATCAACGCATTGCCACAGTTTCCAAAGGAACAGAATTGCCTGTTCTGGATACATCGAAGAAATGGTATTATAAAGTTATGTTAGAAGATGGGACTATTGGTTGGATATGTTCTACTTTTGTTGAGTAA
- the lptC gene encoding LPS export ABC transporter periplasmic protein LptC — protein sequence MRLKIFIFVLILIGIISFLLIKNTGKIKEKDKIPATEFSDSESGLKGFYLVETISGKPQWELLAKKAAMSPTHTKLEQIKCIFFSDNKPVLTVEAQNGILDTQTRDIELKGQVKATNEEGTEFRSDTLNWRAKPQIFITPDRVDIIHKKVHISGFGLEIDPEKEKIEIKEQVRIKIES from the coding sequence ATGAGATTAAAAATTTTTATATTTGTTTTAATTTTAATAGGAATTATTAGTTTTCTTTTAATTAAAAATACAGGTAAAATAAAAGAAAAAGATAAGATTCCTGCGACTGAATTTTCTGACTCAGAATCAGGCTTAAAGGGATTTTACCTTGTCGAGACAATATCTGGTAAGCCTCAATGGGAATTATTGGCTAAAAAAGCCGCAATGTCGCCAACACATACTAAACTTGAACAGATTAAATGTATCTTTTTTTCCGATAACAAACCTGTTTTAACCGTAGAGGCTCAAAATGGCATTCTTGATACCCAAACAAGAGATATTGAACTCAAAGGTCAGGTTAAAGCAACGAATGAGGAAGGAACAGAATTTAGAAGTGATACCCTTAACTGGCGTGCTAAACCACAAATTTTTATTACTCCAGATAGAGTGGATATAATTCATAAAAAGGTTCATATCTCTGGTTTTGGATTAGAAATTGACCCGGAAAAAGAAAAGATAGAAATTAAGGAACAGGTAAGGATAAAAATTGAAAGTTGA